The Phaeobacter sp. A36a-5a genomic interval CGTCTGCGTTGCCGGAGCGCGCTGCTGGCCAGAGCGCCTCGCGCGCAGCCGCAAATTCGCCGGCCTCCATCAGGTCGCGCGCCTGCTCGATTTCGGCCCGCGCGGGCAGCGGGACCAGCAGCGTCAGGCTGCTCGTGGACAGCGCCATCGCGGCCAGAACCGGTTTCCATCTCTTGCGCATGTGCTCTCCTGTGTTGTGCTGGCGTTTGGCCTTTTTGCGGGGTCGGCGGCTGCGACTGATCCACGGTTTCCGCCGCCGCTGGGGGTAAGCGATTTTCTACCCGTAGACCCCGCAAAGGCCGAGTTGGGTCGGCTGCTATTTTACGACAAGATCCTGTCCGGGAACAGAAATATCAGCTGCGGAACCTGCCATCATCCGCGCCATGGCACCTCTGACGGGCTATCCTTAGGCCTTGGAGAAGGCGGCGAGGGGCTGGGCCGGGCGCGGGTTTCCACCAGGGGCAGCAACCGGGTGCAAAAACGCATCCCCCGCAATGCGCCCGCGCTCTGGAACCTCGGGGCAAAATCCATCCGGGTTCTGATGCACGACGGGCGGATCAGCGCGGATCCGGTCTATGGCAATGGCTTCAACACCCCAGCAGAGGAATGGCTGCCTGACGGGCTGCAATCCCTGCTGGCGGCGCAGGCGCTGTTTCCGATGACGTCCAGCGTGGAAATGGCCGGGAATGTCGGCGAGAATGAAATCATCGGTGCCAGCCGCGACCGGATTGATCTGGCCTGGCCGATCATTGCCAAACGCGTCCGCGGCCTGCCGACATATGCGGCGGGGTTTGTCGCCGCCTTTGATCACATCATGGCGCCTGAGGATGTGCAGATCACCGATATCGCGGAGGCTCTGGCCCAGTTCATGGTGCAGGATTTCACCTCGTTCGACAGCCCGTTTGATGCCTATCTGGCCGGGGATGCGACGGCGCTGACCGCGCAGCAAAAAGCCGGTGCCGATCTGTTTTTTGGCAGCGCCGGATGCAGCGGCTGCCATGCTGGGCCGCTGTTTTCGGATCAGAACTTCTACGCCCTTGGTTTGCCGGCCTTTGGCCCCGGTCGCGCGCGCCGCTTTGACCCCTACGCCCGGGATGTCGGTCGAATGGGAGAAAGCGACGATCTGTCAGATGCCTACCGCTTTCGCACGCCGATGCTGCGCAATGTGGAACTGACCGCGCCTTATGGCCATAATGGCGCTTTTCCGACGCTTGACCGGATGATCCGGCATCACCTCGATCCAGTCGCAAGCCGTTCGGCGTGGACGCCTGACGATCTGCAATTGCCAGATGTGCCCTGGCTGGCCGCCACGGATTTTGTGGTACAGCAGGACCGGTTCGAGATGGCGCGACAGGCGCGCGCGCGGGATATCTATCTACCCCGGGACCTCAGCGATCAGGACATCGCAGCGCTGATCGCTTTCCTCACAGCACTCACCGGGGCAGAGGCCCGCGCCGAAACGTCATCAGTACCCGCATCCGTTCCAAGCGGCCTGCCCGTTGATGGGACCTAATCGCTGACCGGTCCAGCATTCCGCAATAGGACATGTTCATGCCGGGCCGAGATAGGTGCGAAGTGCCGAACGACAGCCCTGCGCCGTTATGACCTGCATCCAGTGGGAAAA includes:
- a CDS encoding cytochrome-c peroxidase, which translates into the protein MLAFGLFAGSAAATDPRFPPPLGVSDFLPVDPAKAELGRLLFYDKILSGNRNISCGTCHHPRHGTSDGLSLGLGEGGEGLGRARVSTRGSNRVQKRIPRNAPALWNLGAKSIRVLMHDGRISADPVYGNGFNTPAEEWLPDGLQSLLAAQALFPMTSSVEMAGNVGENEIIGASRDRIDLAWPIIAKRVRGLPTYAAGFVAAFDHIMAPEDVQITDIAEALAQFMVQDFTSFDSPFDAYLAGDATALTAQQKAGADLFFGSAGCSGCHAGPLFSDQNFYALGLPAFGPGRARRFDPYARDVGRMGESDDLSDAYRFRTPMLRNVELTAPYGHNGAFPTLDRMIRHHLDPVASRSAWTPDDLQLPDVPWLAATDFVVQQDRFEMARQARARDIYLPRDLSDQDIAALIAFLTALTGAEARAETSSVPASVPSGLPVDGT